One Helicoverpa zea isolate HzStark_Cry1AcR chromosome 30, ilHelZeax1.1, whole genome shotgun sequence genomic window, gacttcactttaaattgtattcgaccaccaaatttagtaaatgatcaccaactcttgacgaccaaattaatgtattatttttgcctaaataagtcactgtgattgccataaaatgtaggcttattatcaaataaagtattatgatgccatattaagttatgtgtccggcttgcaatgcatgcgtgagtgtcagtatgacgagtgacaggggaaaatggaagaaaatgacatattgcgccgaccccaagtaaaattgggaacagggcaggagaaagaagaagaagaatgtgtttctcaatacactccctcgaaaacacactcttatcgcactgtttagaggcatgcaatagacaattttccaccctagtgcaggaaaagggtccccataatgtaattacatttattgtatcaggccgaacttatttttttggagtcagtttacttaaacaggatagcaagatgtaaaaactttgattatcattttatattaaaacgctggtataattttgatgatcattcactacttttggtgatcatttactacttttgggataacaatgatttatttggactcattttgcttaaataggatagcagaatgtaaaaactttggttatcattttactttaaaatggtggtttaattttggtgatcatttactatttttggcttgcgcatgatttattttggagtaatttcacttaaatgggatagcaaagtgttaaaactttggttatcattttacattaaaatgcgagtttcattttggtgatcatttactatttttgtctgctatttgttactatttctggtgatcagttaaacataagccatgtTAAATTACactttcaatttttaaattatttgtctaAACATCACCAATACTTCTTCCCCAGGGCCACGGCGACTACACAGAGATAGACGGCGAGAAGGAGTTCTTCACCGTCTGCAACAAGAGTGAGAATGTGGTGTGTCACTTCTACAAGAGTGACACTCCTCGCTGCAAGATAGTGGACATGCATCTCAAGCTGCTCGCCAAGAAGCATATAGAGACGAGGTTCGTCAAGCTAGACGTGGAGAGGGCGCCGTTCCTCACTGGTGAGTGGAGCaaacaaaatcataattattgaaaacaatTCAATACACCAAAATTTACATTGGCAtctatctttactaatattgtaaagctgaagagtttgtttgtttgaacgcgctaagcTCAGGAACTATGGTcggatattattaattttattcactaCATAGGCACTTTGTCTGAGTACGGAATATACTTGAGACGGGACGCGATGCATGGGCTATTCCTATACTACTTAATATGTATCAAAACTagaaatattatgttttcaatatttgtacgcctttacaaaacatgaaaaatctACCTAACTGTTGTAATTTGAtgtgtgtgtatctgtgtacatgaactattaaataaataaataaataaatcattctgCTTTTTACATTGCAGGTCGTCTGAAGATCCGTGTGATTCCCACCATCGGGCTGGTGAAGGACAACAAGACCAAGGACTTCATCGTCGGCTTCACGGAGCTCGGCAACCGCGACGACTTCTCCACCGAGCTGCTCGAGTGGCGGATAGCTAGGTAGCTATActaatatcatctgcctaggccATTCCCTatggcgtcggcttccagtctaaccgggtgcagctgagtaccagtgtgttatAAAGCGACTGcatgtctgacctcctcaatccaatTACTCGGGCAatccaatatcccttggtaagactcgtcgttagacttactggcttctgactacccgtaacgactgcccaagatgttcaatgacagccgggacttattgtgctttccgaaacacggaagaatcGTTTAGAACACTGTTAGGAATccactatccccgagtaacacaggctatattttatcccggtacgaacCGCAGTTCCAAAAGGACGCTGGTGAAACTGCGGAAAAACAGTTATGTAAGGTAACCAAGattcatcaaaatatttatttatttaaatgttttttgcaAACTTTcgcttttaatataataaatgcctaATTCCTTTATTAATTTTCAGGTCAGAAGCAATCGAATACAACGGTGACCTCCTCGTCCCGCCCGCAGACGCCCGCAAAGCCCGCATGGTGCAAATACAGAGCAAGAAGACCATCCGAGGACGACCGGACTCAGATTCCGATCTAGAACTTAGCGACTAACAGACAATTACCGAGAGTTGAAATAGTTTCTACCATTTTAGGTTAAAATTTTGTGTGTGGCAATACTGGTGATGTGCTGTCATTGGTGTGACATATCCAGTGAATAATGCCTAATTCTTTTTATGGAGGGTTGTGTTAAAAGGGGAGGCTAATGGTCCATccttttcttaatttatattgttttaacagCTTTAATCAGCTGTTCTTAACAAGTTGATTATTAAAAACAAGCAAATTATTAACTTGCATTTTAGCACAGCTCAGAATACAGCTCTATTCTGTCAAGATCATTGACAGAATCACTTCAACAATCTTTTTCAGATTTTAACCTTCTTCTgaaattttcacgtaaatagatatttt contains:
- the LOC124644533 gene encoding thioredoxin domain-containing protein 9 gives rise to the protein MDQLLHQVASNMEKQLDSEIERLETLDSSDLEAIRQQRIAEMKKRAKAKQEWMANGHGDYTEIDGEKEFFTVCNKSENVVCHFYKSDTPRCKIVDMHLKLLAKKHIETRFVKLDVERAPFLTGRLKIRVIPTIGLVKDNKTKDFIVGFTELGNRDDFSTELLEWRIARSEAIEYNGDLLVPPADARKARMVQIQSKKTIRGRPDSDSDLELSD